A genomic segment from Drosophila pseudoobscura strain MV-25-SWS-2005 unplaced genomic scaffold, UCI_Dpse_MV25 Unplacedtig00000002, whole genome shotgun sequence encodes:
- the LOC4813568 gene encoding protein snakeskin — MVSVETIGSIFIKALKLIINLVIIFLYRWGDGGEFLGIGGTWNLNEEKSADAEIVGSGVMVGFLIYTGCHTIAYAFGTTKHKGELCDTIMNVVGCIMWIAVGGVALHYWKGYMSDEGFLYVNSERQVGIAMGSLCVIEGALYLLDTVLACIHYSKGDTDYTQ; from the exons ATGGTGTCGGTGGAGACTATTGGTTCTATTTTCATCAAAGCCCTGAAGCTG ATCATCAACCTGGTGATCATCTTCCTGTACCGCTGGGGCGATGGCGGCGAATTCCTGGGCATTGGCGGCACCTGGAACCTCAACGAAGAGAAAAGCGCCGACGCGGAGATTGTTGGGTCCGGCGTAATGGTGGGATTCCTGATCTACACGGGCTGCCACACGATTGCCTATGCCTTCGGCACCACCAAGCACAAGGG AGAGCTCTGCGACACCATCATGAACGTGGTGGGCTGCATCATGTGGATAGCCGTCGGCGGCGTGGCACTGCACTACTGGAAGGGTTACATGTCCGACGAGGGATTCCTGTACGTGAACTCTGAGCGCCAGGTCGGCATTGCCATGGGCTCGCTGTGCGTCATCGAGGGCGCCCTCTATCTGCTGGATACTGTTCTGGCCTGCATCCATTACTCCAAGGGCGACACCGACTACACGCAGTAG